The Brassica napus cultivar Da-Ae chromosome C7, Da-Ae, whole genome shotgun sequence genomic interval GGGAAGGCTTGAACCACAGAGGATGTGAGTCGTAAGGATCGGAGAAGAAGTCTGAGGCGGATCTCGGAGCTGACGATGGCGAAGGAAGCGGAGCGACCAGATCTGACATTTTCGATTCGATGCAGTGTGGGAAGCCTGAGTGATCCCTGAGATGGAGGAGTTATGAGAACTGAGAGGGTTAGTTAGGAAGATAATCCAAGCTTAGGGTGTTTCTACCAAACCAATTGAACCGGTTAAAATGTTAAGTGAGCTACGAAACCAAATATCATAGTCACACACTCAAATCCAGAACACAGAGATGGTGTATTTTCAAACATGAATATTATGACTATAGAAAAAAAGTAAGGagattggtttatatattttgattgatttagaaattcatatagcatttataaattcaagtaaaatatgcaaatccggaggttttccctcAGATTTGAGTCTtcgtatttttaactaaaaaatccaaacaaatccattcaaatctattataaaatcaaatatattagtaaatccgtacgattgaataacacttgatttgatacagaatttatgaatcattaaaccaataacacatgattttaatacagatttgaaaatcatagaaccaataacattagatttagttcggattttcaaatccattaaaatacaacaactaATAACCCCTACTAACATTATTGAATTTAGTTTTAAACTGtatagtaaattttattatgaTTGAAAATAATTTGGTAAACCTTCCTATTTTCACCACACAAAAGGTTAACCACAATTCgtggaaaattatttaaaattcatctaaaattaaattattctaAATCATTTCGTATTCTTCGGAGTAGGAATGGTCGGACAAACGAATTAGCAAAGAAAGCAAGAAACATATGCTATATTTTCTCTAATATAGATCAGATCCGGTCAGACGGAGGTGCTTTTAGGAGGATCCGTTCGTCTACCTCCATTTGATCTAGATTAAGATGGGgtaactgacaaaaaaaaaaaagtttatatatcCCAAATCAAACCGGTTTGGTTTCGTCAATAGGATTCGAACTCGGTACCGCGTGACGATACAGCTTTCTTCCTCCGAGAATGGCGCCGCATGATCTTCGCCGTCCTTTCAAGCGACGACCTATCTCCGACCAACAGAAACGCAGAGACCTTTCACTTCTCCGCCAGTCTCAGCACCGCTCCGACGCCCAGCAGCGAGCTCGAAACCTCGCCTCTTCCGTCATCTCCCTCCAATCATCATCCTCCCCCGATGCCGACCCGGAAACACTACCCGAACCCATGCCCGACGTCGACACCGCTGGACACGAATCGGAAGCCAGTAGCTTTAGCATTCGCCAAGCTTCGAGTCTGAGAGGACCTGAGGCTCGCAAGTGGTTCGCGAGCCAGCTTATGTTACCTGAGTGGATGATCGACGTTCCTGAGAATCTAAGCAGAGATTGGTAACTAACTAGCCCTCTTGttcgattttgttttttattacaaagtttgtaactttttttttttaggtatgTGCTAGCGAGACCAGCTGGGAAGCGATGTTTTGTAGTGTCAACAGATGGAGTTACCGTTAGCAGGTTACGTAATGGATCTGTCTTGCATCATTTTCCTTCTGCGTTGCCTGGTGGTGCTAGGAAGAAAGGTGTTTCTGGTCCAGCACAATCGTATTCGATACTAGATTGTATATTTCACGAGGTTAAAAGATTCTTCCTTTTATTGGTTTATTATGATTATCTTCGTTTTCTGATCTTACTAAGTGGTTTGGTGTTGTTTTGTGTAGGCGGATCAGACGTATTACGTGATTGATATGGTTTGTTGGAGGGGTTACTCGCTTTATGAATGTACAGCAGAGTTCAGGTTCTTTTGGTTGCAGTCAAAGCTTGATGAGACTGGTGCTTGTGATCCGCCTTCTTTTTACCATAAGTTCAGGTTCAGTGTTGTTCCTTTTTATAACTGCGACCAAAGCGGACTTCACTCGGCTTATACGGGATCATTACCTTATGTCAAGGATGGGTTGTTGTTCTATAACAAGTAAGTTCTTCATTTCATCTCTCCGACTTGTAGGAAGGATGCCATTTAGTTTGCTTCAGTAACCAATATTTTTTGATGATTGCCTGCACTTGTAGATAAAATGTGTCTTTGACAACGTACTCATTGGTCTAGGGC includes:
- the LOC106410332 gene encoding snurportin-1, with the protein product MAPHDLRRPFKRRPISDQQKRRDLSLLRQSQHRSDAQQRARNLASSVISLQSSSSPDADPETLPEPMPDVDTAGHESEASSFSIRQASSLRGPEARKWFASQLMLPEWMIDVPENLSRDWYVLARPAGKRCFVVSTDGVTVSRLRNGSVLHHFPSALPGGARKKGVSGPAQSYSILDCIFHEADQTYYVIDMVCWRGYSLYECTAEFRFFWLQSKLDETGACDPPSFYHKFRFSVVPFYNCDQSGLHSAYTGSLPYVKDGLLFYNKHAHYHTGNTPLVLIWKDERCSQYVIDTDNNGQVPSQQHIVLELQDDGKIVTSDDPPVVVNCLNADFVKQSGLSPGSLVRFAIGDGGLNCVDGKFEKADLQYISVSNRARAFADSYSKIMFQYMARHSPLKVEDLASMISQENQQDKLPEVEMSD